A section of the Paralichthys olivaceus isolate ysfri-2021 chromosome 14, ASM2471397v2, whole genome shotgun sequence genome encodes:
- the zmiz1a gene encoding zinc finger MIZ domain-containing protein 1a isoform X1: protein MNTLPSMDRHIQQTNDRLQCIKQHLQNPANFHSAATELLDWCGDPRAFQRPFEQSLMGCLTVVSRVAAQQGYDLDLGYRLLAVCAANRDKFTPKSAETSTCRRCQSDSALLSSWCEELGRLLLLRHQKNRQNEPQGKVPMQPSMSSMKPGLTHSDGSFPYDSVPWQQNTNQPPGSLSVVTTVWGVTNTSQSQVLGNPMVNSNNPMNPGGNPMGSGMSASAAGLNSPQFSAQQQQFPNKVGSNQAYMQQGMYGRPGYPGGPGGYSGSYSGGPNPPPGGMGMTSHTRPPGDFTQPAAAAAAAAVAAAAATATATATATVAALQETQNKDMNQYGQMCSSFQMGPAQAYNSQFMNQPGPRGPPGGMNPASMGSAMSNPNMSGPPMGMNQARTPGMGPFGAHGQRMPQQGYPGGPRQGVPLPGMKRSYPGEASYAAQQYGPNSQFPPQQGQYPSSNASRPLPSPNYPSQRMPGQQSQGQYPPGMPMAQYYKQEPFNGQSTNFSGGGYSYGQGNGPPRPGNYPHSPVPGNPTPPMTPGSSIPPYLSPNQDVKPPFPPDMKPNMTALPPPPSNPNEELRLTFPVRDGVVLEPFRLEHNLAVSNHVFHLRPSVHQTLMWRSDLELQFKCYHHEDRQMNTNWPASVQVSVNATPLTIERGDNKTSHKALHLKHVCQPGRNTIQITVTACCCSHLFVLQLVHRPSVRSVLQGLLKKRLLPAEHCITKVKRNFSSVAASAGNTTLNGEDGVEQTAIKVSLKCPITFRRIQLPARGHDCKHVQCFDLESYLQLNCERGTWRCPVCNKTALLEGLEVDQYMWGILNAIQNSEFEEVTIDPTCSWRPVPIKSELHIKEDPDGPLTKRFKTMSPSQMTMPNVMEMIAQLGPGPGPGPGPGPGPGPGPYPPHPSQHASGNGGDYPGAGNSYHSQGHFDFPHGNSSGGGVAGGGGGGPPMNDFIHGPQLSHPPDGHGGLLSQDKPLSHSMNDAMSHPDQSHSSMQQSLHASPHPGSQTGPPLHHGGQSGQPLHHGGPSSQPHRQSQPQPPPLPQQAGQNSHPHGELNFNPSADGQMGQGAQDMPEPSLDLLPELANPDELLSYLDPPDLPANSSDDLLSLFENN from the exons CCCTGCTGTCGTCGTGGTGCGAGGAGCTGGGTCGTCTCCTCCTGCTGCGTCACCAGAAGAACAGGCAGAACGAACCGCAGGGAAAAGTCCCCATGCAGCCCAGCATGAGCAGCATGAAGCCCGGCCTCACACACAG TGATGGATCCTTTCCCTATGACTCTGTCCCCTGGCAACAAAACACCAACCAGCCCCCTGGGTCGCTGTCAGTGGTGACAACGGTGTGGGGCGTGACCAATACGTCACAGAGCCAG GTGCTGGGTAACCCGATGGTAAACAGCAATAACCCCATGAATCCTGGGGGGAACCCTATGGGATCAGGTATGTCTGCCAGCGCAGCAGGACTCAACTCACCTCAGTTCAGTGCTCAGCAGCAACAGTTCCCAAACAAAGTCGGCTCCAACCAAGCGTACATGCAGCAGGGCATGTACGGCAGGCCTGGCTACCCTGGTGGTCCTGGGGGATACAGCGGAAG TTATTCCGGAGGCCCAAACCCTCCTCCAGGAGGTATGGGAATGACCTCCCACACACGTCCTCCTGGTGACTTCACGCAGCCAGCTgccgctgctgcagcagctgctgtcgCTGCGGCTGCTGCTACGGCAACGGCCACAGCAACAGCCACGGTAGCAGCTCTGCAGGAAACCCAGAATAAAGATATGAACCAGTATGGACAG ATGTGTTCATCGTTCCAAATGGGCCCCGCTCAGGCCTACAACAGCCAGTTCATGAACCAGCCAGGCCCACGAGGGCCCCCTGGAGGCATGAATCCAGCCAGCATGGGATCAGCCATGAGCAACCCCAACATGAGTGGTCCTCCCATGGGCATGAACCAGGCTCGAACCCCAGGCATGGGGCCCTTTGGAGCTCACGGCCAGAGGATGCCACAGCAGGGGTATCCTGGAGGACCTCGACAGGGTGTGCCCCTGCCGGGGATGAAGAGGTCGTATCCTGGGGAG GCAAGTTACGCAGCTCAGCAATACGGGCCAAACAGTCAGTTCCCGCCACAGCAGGGGCAGTACCCATCATCGAATGCCTCCAGGCCGCTGCCGTCTCCTAACTACCCCAGCCAGAGGATGCCAGGGCAGCAGAGCCAGGGACAGTACCCACCTGGGATGCCCATGGCCCAGTATTATAAG CAAGAGCCCTTCAATGGTCAGAGCACCAACTTCTCTGGAGGTGGTTACTCCTACGGTCAAGGAAACGGG CCTCCCAGGCCCGGTAACTACCCCCACTCTCCTGTCCCTGGAAACCCCACACCTCCCATGACCCCAGGAAGTAGCATTCCTCCGTACCTGTCGCCAAACCAGGATGTGAAACCCCCATTTCCACCCGACATGAAACCAAATATGACAGCACTTCCGCCCCCTCCAA GTAACCCCAACGAAGAGCTGCGGCTGACATTCCCCGTCAGGGATGGAGTGGTGCTAGAGCCGTTCCGCCTTGAGCACAACCTGGCTGTCAGTAACCACGTCTTCCACCTTCGACCCTCCGTCCACCAGACCCTCATGTGGAG GTCAGACCTTGAGCTGCAGTTTAAGTGCTACCACCACGAAGACAGGCAGATGAACACCAACTGGCCTGCCTCCGTCCAGGTCAGCGTCAATGCCACGCCTCTCACCATTGAGCGGGGAGACAACAAAACCTCCCACAAAGCCCTGCACCTGAAGCACGTATGCCAACCTGGGAGAAACACCATCCAGATTACAGTCACCGCCTGCTGCTGC TCCCAcctgtttgtgctgcagctggTCCACAGACCATCTGTGCGCTCCGTCCTCCAGGGGCTCCTGAAGAAGAGGCTCCTTCCTGCAGAACACTGCATCACCAAGG TTAAGAGGAACTTCAGCAGTGTGGCGGCCTCGGCAGGCAACACCACTCTCAATGGGGAAGATGGTGTGGAGCAGACGGCCATTAAAGTGTCGTTGAAATGTCCCATCACCTTCCGACGCATCCAGCTACCGGCGCGAGGGCACGACTGCAAACATGTCCAG TGTTTTGATCTGGAGTCCTACTTACAGCTCAACTGTGAGCGGGGGACATGGCGGTGTCCTGTGTGCAA TAAAACAGCATTATTAGAAGGTCTGGAGGTGGACCAGTACATGTGGGGAATCCTCAACGCCATACAAAA CTCAGAGTTTGAAGAGGTCACTATAGACCCAACATGTAGCTGGAGACCTGTCCCCATCAAGTCCGAGCTTCACATCAAAGAGGACCCTGACGGACCGCTCACCAAGCGCTTCAAGACCATGAGCCCCAGTCAGATGACCATGCCCAATGTGATGGAGATGATCGCCCAGCTAGGGCCCGGCCCCGGACCTGGACCCGGCCCTGGACCTGGCCCTGGACCCGGTCCCTACCCTCCACACCCTAGTCAACATGCGAGCGGGAACGGTGGAGATTACCCAGGAGCAG GCAACAGTTACCACAGCCAAGGGCACTTTGACTTCCCTCATGGGAACTCCTCTGGTGGTGGAgttgcaggaggaggtggaggtggtccCCCTATGAATGACTTCATCCACGGCCCCCAGCTCTCGCACCCCCCGGATGGACATGGCGGCCTCCTCTCGCAGGACAAgcccctgagccacagcatgAACGATGCA ATGTCCCATCCCGATCAGTCCCATAGCTCCATGCAGCAGAGCTTGCATGCGTCTCCCCACCCCGGCAGCCAAACAGGGCCGCCCTTGCATCACGGCGGCCAGTCAGGGCAGCCCTTGCATCACGGCGGCCCGTCTTCGCAGCCGCATCGCCAGTCGCAGCCGCAGCCACCGCCACTGCCTCAGCAGGCCGGGCAGAACAGTCACCCCCACGGCGAGCTGAACTTTAACCCCTCCGCAGATGGGCAGATGGGTCAGGGAGCGCAGGATATGCCTGAACCCTCTCTGGAT CTGCTTCCAGAGCTGGCGAACCCGGACGAGTTGCTATCGTACCTGGACCCCCCGGACCTCCCCGCCAACAGCAGCGACgaccttctctccctctttgagaACAACtag
- the zmiz1a gene encoding zinc finger MIZ domain-containing protein 1a isoform X2: MNTLPSMDRHIQQTNDRLQCIKQHLQNPANFHSAATELLDWCGDPRAFQRPFEQSLMGCLTVVSRVAAQQGYDLDLGYRLLAVCAANRDKFTPKSAALLSSWCEELGRLLLLRHQKNRQNEPQGKVPMQPSMSSMKPGLTHSDGSFPYDSVPWQQNTNQPPGSLSVVTTVWGVTNTSQSQVLGNPMVNSNNPMNPGGNPMGSGMSASAAGLNSPQFSAQQQQFPNKVGSNQAYMQQGMYGRPGYPGGPGGYSGSYSGGPNPPPGGMGMTSHTRPPGDFTQPAAAAAAAAVAAAAATATATATATVAALQETQNKDMNQYGQMCSSFQMGPAQAYNSQFMNQPGPRGPPGGMNPASMGSAMSNPNMSGPPMGMNQARTPGMGPFGAHGQRMPQQGYPGGPRQGVPLPGMKRSYPGEASYAAQQYGPNSQFPPQQGQYPSSNASRPLPSPNYPSQRMPGQQSQGQYPPGMPMAQYYKQEPFNGQSTNFSGGGYSYGQGNGPPRPGNYPHSPVPGNPTPPMTPGSSIPPYLSPNQDVKPPFPPDMKPNMTALPPPPSNPNEELRLTFPVRDGVVLEPFRLEHNLAVSNHVFHLRPSVHQTLMWRSDLELQFKCYHHEDRQMNTNWPASVQVSVNATPLTIERGDNKTSHKALHLKHVCQPGRNTIQITVTACCCSHLFVLQLVHRPSVRSVLQGLLKKRLLPAEHCITKVKRNFSSVAASAGNTTLNGEDGVEQTAIKVSLKCPITFRRIQLPARGHDCKHVQCFDLESYLQLNCERGTWRCPVCNKTALLEGLEVDQYMWGILNAIQNSEFEEVTIDPTCSWRPVPIKSELHIKEDPDGPLTKRFKTMSPSQMTMPNVMEMIAQLGPGPGPGPGPGPGPGPGPYPPHPSQHASGNGGDYPGAGNSYHSQGHFDFPHGNSSGGGVAGGGGGGPPMNDFIHGPQLSHPPDGHGGLLSQDKPLSHSMNDAMSHPDQSHSSMQQSLHASPHPGSQTGPPLHHGGQSGQPLHHGGPSSQPHRQSQPQPPPLPQQAGQNSHPHGELNFNPSADGQMGQGAQDMPEPSLDLLPELANPDELLSYLDPPDLPANSSDDLLSLFENN; encoded by the exons CCCTGCTGTCGTCGTGGTGCGAGGAGCTGGGTCGTCTCCTCCTGCTGCGTCACCAGAAGAACAGGCAGAACGAACCGCAGGGAAAAGTCCCCATGCAGCCCAGCATGAGCAGCATGAAGCCCGGCCTCACACACAG TGATGGATCCTTTCCCTATGACTCTGTCCCCTGGCAACAAAACACCAACCAGCCCCCTGGGTCGCTGTCAGTGGTGACAACGGTGTGGGGCGTGACCAATACGTCACAGAGCCAG GTGCTGGGTAACCCGATGGTAAACAGCAATAACCCCATGAATCCTGGGGGGAACCCTATGGGATCAGGTATGTCTGCCAGCGCAGCAGGACTCAACTCACCTCAGTTCAGTGCTCAGCAGCAACAGTTCCCAAACAAAGTCGGCTCCAACCAAGCGTACATGCAGCAGGGCATGTACGGCAGGCCTGGCTACCCTGGTGGTCCTGGGGGATACAGCGGAAG TTATTCCGGAGGCCCAAACCCTCCTCCAGGAGGTATGGGAATGACCTCCCACACACGTCCTCCTGGTGACTTCACGCAGCCAGCTgccgctgctgcagcagctgctgtcgCTGCGGCTGCTGCTACGGCAACGGCCACAGCAACAGCCACGGTAGCAGCTCTGCAGGAAACCCAGAATAAAGATATGAACCAGTATGGACAG ATGTGTTCATCGTTCCAAATGGGCCCCGCTCAGGCCTACAACAGCCAGTTCATGAACCAGCCAGGCCCACGAGGGCCCCCTGGAGGCATGAATCCAGCCAGCATGGGATCAGCCATGAGCAACCCCAACATGAGTGGTCCTCCCATGGGCATGAACCAGGCTCGAACCCCAGGCATGGGGCCCTTTGGAGCTCACGGCCAGAGGATGCCACAGCAGGGGTATCCTGGAGGACCTCGACAGGGTGTGCCCCTGCCGGGGATGAAGAGGTCGTATCCTGGGGAG GCAAGTTACGCAGCTCAGCAATACGGGCCAAACAGTCAGTTCCCGCCACAGCAGGGGCAGTACCCATCATCGAATGCCTCCAGGCCGCTGCCGTCTCCTAACTACCCCAGCCAGAGGATGCCAGGGCAGCAGAGCCAGGGACAGTACCCACCTGGGATGCCCATGGCCCAGTATTATAAG CAAGAGCCCTTCAATGGTCAGAGCACCAACTTCTCTGGAGGTGGTTACTCCTACGGTCAAGGAAACGGG CCTCCCAGGCCCGGTAACTACCCCCACTCTCCTGTCCCTGGAAACCCCACACCTCCCATGACCCCAGGAAGTAGCATTCCTCCGTACCTGTCGCCAAACCAGGATGTGAAACCCCCATTTCCACCCGACATGAAACCAAATATGACAGCACTTCCGCCCCCTCCAA GTAACCCCAACGAAGAGCTGCGGCTGACATTCCCCGTCAGGGATGGAGTGGTGCTAGAGCCGTTCCGCCTTGAGCACAACCTGGCTGTCAGTAACCACGTCTTCCACCTTCGACCCTCCGTCCACCAGACCCTCATGTGGAG GTCAGACCTTGAGCTGCAGTTTAAGTGCTACCACCACGAAGACAGGCAGATGAACACCAACTGGCCTGCCTCCGTCCAGGTCAGCGTCAATGCCACGCCTCTCACCATTGAGCGGGGAGACAACAAAACCTCCCACAAAGCCCTGCACCTGAAGCACGTATGCCAACCTGGGAGAAACACCATCCAGATTACAGTCACCGCCTGCTGCTGC TCCCAcctgtttgtgctgcagctggTCCACAGACCATCTGTGCGCTCCGTCCTCCAGGGGCTCCTGAAGAAGAGGCTCCTTCCTGCAGAACACTGCATCACCAAGG TTAAGAGGAACTTCAGCAGTGTGGCGGCCTCGGCAGGCAACACCACTCTCAATGGGGAAGATGGTGTGGAGCAGACGGCCATTAAAGTGTCGTTGAAATGTCCCATCACCTTCCGACGCATCCAGCTACCGGCGCGAGGGCACGACTGCAAACATGTCCAG TGTTTTGATCTGGAGTCCTACTTACAGCTCAACTGTGAGCGGGGGACATGGCGGTGTCCTGTGTGCAA TAAAACAGCATTATTAGAAGGTCTGGAGGTGGACCAGTACATGTGGGGAATCCTCAACGCCATACAAAA CTCAGAGTTTGAAGAGGTCACTATAGACCCAACATGTAGCTGGAGACCTGTCCCCATCAAGTCCGAGCTTCACATCAAAGAGGACCCTGACGGACCGCTCACCAAGCGCTTCAAGACCATGAGCCCCAGTCAGATGACCATGCCCAATGTGATGGAGATGATCGCCCAGCTAGGGCCCGGCCCCGGACCTGGACCCGGCCCTGGACCTGGCCCTGGACCCGGTCCCTACCCTCCACACCCTAGTCAACATGCGAGCGGGAACGGTGGAGATTACCCAGGAGCAG GCAACAGTTACCACAGCCAAGGGCACTTTGACTTCCCTCATGGGAACTCCTCTGGTGGTGGAgttgcaggaggaggtggaggtggtccCCCTATGAATGACTTCATCCACGGCCCCCAGCTCTCGCACCCCCCGGATGGACATGGCGGCCTCCTCTCGCAGGACAAgcccctgagccacagcatgAACGATGCA ATGTCCCATCCCGATCAGTCCCATAGCTCCATGCAGCAGAGCTTGCATGCGTCTCCCCACCCCGGCAGCCAAACAGGGCCGCCCTTGCATCACGGCGGCCAGTCAGGGCAGCCCTTGCATCACGGCGGCCCGTCTTCGCAGCCGCATCGCCAGTCGCAGCCGCAGCCACCGCCACTGCCTCAGCAGGCCGGGCAGAACAGTCACCCCCACGGCGAGCTGAACTTTAACCCCTCCGCAGATGGGCAGATGGGTCAGGGAGCGCAGGATATGCCTGAACCCTCTCTGGAT CTGCTTCCAGAGCTGGCGAACCCGGACGAGTTGCTATCGTACCTGGACCCCCCGGACCTCCCCGCCAACAGCAGCGACgaccttctctccctctttgagaACAACtag
- the ppifa gene encoding peptidylprolyl isomerase Fa isoform X7 codes for MIQMKSRVRFSSVGIAAARLFSSVPRSNPEVFLDIEAESEPLGRIIIQLNADVVPKTAENFRALCTGEHGFGYKGCVFHRVIPEFMCQGGDFTKHNGTGGKSIYGKTFRDENFKLKHTGPGTLSMANSGPHTNGSQFFICTTKTEWLDGKHVVFGQVTEGMDVVTKMESFGLHDGGVIKKIVISDCGEIK; via the exons ATGATCCAGATGAAGAGTCGTGTGAGGTTCAGTTCTGTGGGGATCGCTGCAGCCAGACTCTTCTCCTCAGTTCCCCGCTCCAACCCGGAGGTGTTCCTGGACATCGAGGCTGAGTCTGAGCCTCTGGGCAGAATCATCATCCAG ctgaatgcagATGTTGTCCCAAAGACTGCAG AAAACTTCAGAGCTCTGTGCACAGGGGAACATGGCTTTGGATACAAGGGCTGTGTGTTTCACAGGGTCATACCTGAGTTCATGTGTCAG GGAGGAGATTTCACCAAACACAACGGCACAGGAGGGAAATCTATATACGGGAAAACGTTCAGAGATGAaaacttcaaattaaaacacactgGTCCAG GAACTCTTTCCATGGCGAACTCAGGGCCACACACCAACGGCTCCCAGTTCTTCATATGCACGACAAAAACCGAATG GCTTGATGGTAAACATGTGGTGTTTGGGCAGGTGACGGAAGGTATGGACGTGGTCACCAAGATGGAATCCTTCGGTTTACACGATGGCGGCGTGATCAAGAAAATTGTCATAAGTGACTGTGGTGAGATCAAATGA
- the ppifa gene encoding peptidylprolyl isomerase Fa isoform X3: MIQMKSRVRFSSVGIAAARLFSSVPRSNPEVFLDIEAESEPLGRIIIQLNADVVPKTAENFRALCTGEHGFGYKGCVFHRVIPEFMCQGGDFTKHNGTGGKSIYGKTFRDENFKLKHTGPGTLSMANSGPHTNGSQFFICTTKTEWLDGKHVVFGQVTEGMDVVTKMESFGLHDGGVIKKIVISDCARTQQDRNITHPSHDHSSPAPCCVQGLALALGCASCSVCS; encoded by the exons ATGATCCAGATGAAGAGTCGTGTGAGGTTCAGTTCTGTGGGGATCGCTGCAGCCAGACTCTTCTCCTCAGTTCCCCGCTCCAACCCGGAGGTGTTCCTGGACATCGAGGCTGAGTCTGAGCCTCTGGGCAGAATCATCATCCAG ctgaatgcagATGTTGTCCCAAAGACTGCAG AAAACTTCAGAGCTCTGTGCACAGGGGAACATGGCTTTGGATACAAGGGCTGTGTGTTTCACAGGGTCATACCTGAGTTCATGTGTCAG GGAGGAGATTTCACCAAACACAACGGCACAGGAGGGAAATCTATATACGGGAAAACGTTCAGAGATGAaaacttcaaattaaaacacactgGTCCAG GAACTCTTTCCATGGCGAACTCAGGGCCACACACCAACGGCTCCCAGTTCTTCATATGCACGACAAAAACCGAATG GCTTGATGGTAAACATGTGGTGTTTGGGCAGGTGACGGAAGGTATGGACGTGGTCACCAAGATGGAATCCTTCGGTTTACACGATGGCGGCGTGATCAAGAAAATTGTCATAAGTGACTGTG CCAGGACTCAGCAGGACAGAAACATCACTCATCCTTCTCATGACCAttcttctcctgctccatgCTGTGTCCAGGGTTTGGCCTTGGCTCTTGGCTGCGCTTCATGCTCGGTCTGCAGCTGA